In Deltaproteobacteria bacterium PRO3, the sequence GGATCCCGGTCACCGTCAGCATCGGGGTGTCCTGCCTGAAGGACGCCAACTTCAAGAGCTACGGCGACTTGATCCGTGCTGCCGACGAGTACCTCTATTTCTCCAAGTCGAACGGGCGCAACCGCGTCTCCGCCAAATCCCTGCTTACTTCTTGACGAACATGCTTTTGAAGAATTTTTTCAGCGATTCGAACTGCTGGGTGAGTTGTTCAAGGGCGGAGAGATCCTCGCCGCCTTCGGGGCGCGACGATTTCCCTTTCTTGCCGCGCTTGAGACGTTTCATGTGCTTGTTGATTTGTTCCATCTCGCCCAGGACTTTCTCCGCGTGCCGTTTTTGATGACTGAGATGCCGGCGGATTTCCTGGCTCTTCTTGTTTTGGTGGCTGCGGTGTTTGACGATGGCCCGTTTCAGGATGGCGGGGAGGGCCTCCAGGGCCTCGCGGGTTTTCACCACGTAATCCTCGGCGCCGGATTGGATCGACCGGGCCGCGATCTTTTCGTCG encodes:
- a CDS encoding response regulator, with translation MTRILLIEDNKDHAELIRRSLQKGFGKIQLKLSPSAQDAYRVMERKAFDLILSDYYLPGVDGDEHIRELHKRAPKIPIVIITGQGDEKIAARSIQSGAEDYVVKTREALEALPAILKRAIVKHRSHQNKKSQEIRRHLSHQKRHAEKVLGEMEQINKHMKRLKRGKKGKSSRPEGGEDLSALEQLTQQFESLKKFFKSMFVKK